The Rhodobium gokarnense genome includes a region encoding these proteins:
- a CDS encoding patatin-like phospholipase family protein, translating into MTSDTGSPGGRRRPFLRIAAAAFGVLALVACATPAARNVVPEAEVGEAKPLGGLPVRHWANAAPKDVLERERLRVAQYRASDRLKGEKTFDVLALSGGAWDGAFGAGLLNGWTARGDRPDFEMVTGVSTGALMASFVFLGPQYDRDLKQMYTEFKTNDLVVYTIASGILGSSPSVADSKPLADIIARYVTRDFLREVAAEYKTGRRLYVVTTNLDAQRPVVWDMGLIAAQDTPQSLDLFRKVLLASASVPALFPPVRIPVTVNGTEHEELHVDGGATTEIYVAPLDMPARELVRQHVRRDQKIKFYVIWNGKVDPEWEPVKASTVSIAGRSISTLIKYQGLNDLGRIYQFSQKVDGDYYLAFIPKDFQEERHEIFDTDYMSKLFSLGYRLGRDGYDWSRKPPNQ; encoded by the coding sequence ATGACATCCGACACCGGATCGCCTGGCGGCAGGCGGCGGCCGTTCCTGCGCATTGCCGCAGCCGCTTTCGGCGTTCTCGCGCTCGTTGCCTGCGCGACGCCGGCAGCGCGCAATGTGGTGCCGGAAGCGGAAGTCGGCGAGGCCAAGCCGCTCGGCGGACTGCCGGTCCGGCACTGGGCCAATGCGGCGCCGAAAGACGTCCTTGAGCGCGAGCGGCTCCGCGTTGCGCAGTACCGGGCCTCGGACCGCCTGAAGGGCGAGAAGACCTTCGACGTGCTTGCGCTTTCCGGCGGCGCCTGGGACGGCGCCTTTGGCGCCGGCCTCCTCAACGGCTGGACGGCGCGCGGCGACCGGCCGGACTTCGAGATGGTGACGGGCGTCAGCACCGGCGCGCTGATGGCCTCCTTCGTGTTTCTCGGTCCGCAATACGACCGCGACCTGAAGCAGATGTACACCGAGTTCAAGACCAACGACCTGGTCGTCTATACGATCGCGTCGGGCATCCTCGGCTCGTCCCCGTCGGTCGCCGACAGCAAGCCGCTCGCCGACATCATCGCCCGCTACGTCACCCGCGACTTCCTGCGCGAGGTCGCCGCCGAGTACAAGACCGGCCGGCGGCTCTATGTGGTCACCACCAATCTCGACGCCCAGCGCCCGGTGGTCTGGGACATGGGGCTGATCGCGGCCCAGGACACGCCGCAATCGCTCGACCTGTTCCGCAAGGTGCTCTTGGCGTCGGCCTCGGTGCCGGCGCTGTTCCCGCCGGTGCGCATTCCGGTCACCGTCAACGGCACAGAGCACGAGGAGCTGCATGTGGACGGCGGCGCGACGACCGAGATCTACGTGGCCCCGCTCGACATGCCGGCGCGCGAACTCGTCCGCCAGCACGTGCGCCGCGACCAGAAGATCAAGTTCTACGTGATCTGGAACGGCAAGGTGGACCCGGAATGGGAGCCGGTGAAGGCGAGCACCGTTTCGATTGCCGGACGGTCGATTTCGACCCTCATCAAATATCAGGGCCTCAACGACCTCGGCCGCATCTACCAGTTCTCGCAAAAGGTCGACGGCGACTATTACCTGGCCTTCATTCCGAAGGACTTCCAGGAAGAGCGCCACGAGATCTTCGACACCGACTATATGTCGAAACTCTTTTCCCTCGGCTACCGACTCGGCCGCGACGGCTATGACTGGAGCCGGAAGCCGCCGAACCAGTGA
- a CDS encoding PrpF domain-containing protein has translation MTQTAIPCLFMRGGTSRGLYFARADLPADRETLSAVLLAALGAGHPLCIDGMGGSESVTTKVAMLSRSEEEGTDVDFFFAQISGNERSVDYAPTCGNILVGVGPAAIEMGLKAPDGEATSVDILATNTGARITEVVTTLDGKVVYDGDTAIAGVPGTAAPVLVKFRGVTGGKTGAMFPTGRTVEEIDGIPVTLIDVAMPMMIARAESFGLTGYETKAELDANAAFFARMEPMRREAGRRMGLGDVAGKVVPKVGLLAPPRGPAHLSSRYFVPDACHPSHAVSGAICTAACLLSPGTVAEGLGPPPPPSPATIRIEHVMGTMELAMEYGHDPAGALIVDSAGVIRTARLIMRGEVMVPRRVWDGCR, from the coding sequence TTGACCCAGACCGCGATTCCCTGCCTTTTCATGCGCGGCGGCACCTCGCGCGGGCTCTATTTCGCCCGCGCCGACCTGCCGGCGGACCGCGAGACATTGAGCGCCGTGCTGCTCGCCGCACTCGGCGCCGGCCATCCGCTCTGCATCGACGGCATGGGCGGCTCGGAATCCGTCACCACCAAGGTGGCGATGCTGTCGCGCTCCGAGGAAGAGGGGACGGACGTCGACTTCTTCTTTGCGCAGATATCCGGCAACGAGCGCAGCGTCGACTACGCCCCGACCTGCGGCAACATCCTCGTCGGCGTCGGCCCGGCGGCGATCGAGATGGGCCTCAAGGCGCCGGACGGGGAGGCGACGTCGGTCGATATCCTTGCCACCAACACCGGCGCCCGCATCACCGAGGTGGTGACGACCCTGGACGGCAAGGTCGTCTATGACGGCGACACCGCGATCGCCGGCGTGCCGGGCACGGCGGCACCGGTGCTGGTCAAGTTCCGGGGCGTCACCGGCGGCAAGACCGGCGCGATGTTCCCGACCGGAAGGACGGTCGAGGAGATCGACGGCATCCCCGTCACGCTGATCGACGTGGCGATGCCGATGATGATCGCGCGCGCAGAAAGCTTCGGCCTCACCGGATATGAGACCAAGGCCGAACTCGACGCGAACGCCGCCTTCTTTGCCCGCATGGAGCCCATGCGCCGGGAGGCTGGAAGGCGAATGGGCCTCGGCGATGTCGCCGGAAAAGTCGTTCCGAAGGTCGGCCTGCTGGCGCCGCCGCGCGGGCCCGCGCACCTCTCCTCGCGCTATTTCGTGCCCGATGCCTGCCATCCGAGCCATGCCGTCAGCGGCGCCATCTGCACCGCCGCCTGCCTGCTCTCGCCCGGCACCGTCGCCGAAGGCCTCGGCCCCCCACCGCCCCCTTCGCCCGCCACGATCCGCATCGAGCATGTGATGGGGACGATGGAACTGGCGATGGAGTACGGCCACGATCCGGCCGGGGCGCTGATCGTGGACTCCGCCGGGGTGATCCGCACGGCCCGCCTGATCATGCGCGGTGAAGTCATGGTGCCGCGCCGCGTCTGGGACGGGTGCCGGTAG
- a CDS encoding GlxA family transcriptional regulator, with translation MFDDALSKNGDDPLDLDILVLPEATLILIAAVIEPLRAANRLAGQQLYRWRLLSPDGEPVPTASGLPIPVDGRFEPADGTAALVVVASYGWETQATATLRRQLATAARHRIALVGAETGGWVLAASGLLNGRRATTHWEDFEAFERHFPEVHLVRERFVVDGRRITTGGPLPTLDLMLELVRRRQGYTLALEVSRQFIYDPAGTAAATAHTPSIGNLRLIDARVAEAAALMEETIDTPLPLTKLARRVGVTARHLQTLFQRSLGVSPHTHYQALRLNSARRLVIETRVPVADIAAATGFHSATAFSRCYRARYGESPRATRRSDAAAR, from the coding sequence GTGTTCGATGATGCCCTTTCAAAGAACGGTGACGACCCGCTGGACCTCGATATCCTGGTGCTGCCGGAGGCGACGCTGATCCTCATCGCCGCCGTCATCGAGCCGCTCAGGGCGGCCAACCGGCTCGCCGGCCAGCAACTCTATCGCTGGCGCCTGCTCAGCCCGGACGGCGAACCGGTGCCGACGGCGAGCGGACTGCCGATCCCGGTGGACGGCCGGTTCGAGCCCGCCGACGGGACCGCCGCGCTGGTCGTCGTTGCCAGCTATGGCTGGGAGACCCAGGCGACGGCAACGCTGCGCCGGCAGCTCGCAACGGCCGCGCGGCACCGCATCGCGCTCGTCGGCGCGGAGACGGGCGGCTGGGTGCTCGCCGCATCGGGTCTCCTCAACGGGCGCCGGGCGACCACCCACTGGGAGGATTTCGAGGCGTTCGAGCGGCACTTTCCGGAGGTCCACCTGGTGCGCGAGCGCTTTGTCGTCGACGGGCGGCGGATCACCACCGGCGGACCGCTGCCGACCCTCGACCTGATGCTGGAACTGGTCCGCCGGCGCCAGGGCTACACGCTGGCGCTGGAGGTCTCGCGGCAGTTCATCTACGACCCGGCGGGAACGGCGGCGGCGACGGCGCACACGCCCTCCATCGGCAATCTGCGGCTGATCGATGCGCGGGTCGCCGAGGCGGCGGCGCTGATGGAGGAGACCATCGACACGCCATTGCCGCTGACGAAACTCGCCCGCCGGGTCGGCGTGACGGCGCGGCACCTGCAGACCCTCTTCCAGCGCTCCCTCGGCGTCAGCCCGCACACCCATTACCAGGCGCTGAGGCTGAACAGCGCGCGGCGGCTCGTCATCGAGACCCGGGTTCCCGTCGCGGACATCGCCGCGGCGACGGGCTTCCACTCGGCGACCGCCTTTTCGCGCTGCTATCGGGCGCGCTACGGCGAAAGCCCGCGGGCGACCCGGCGGTCCGACGCCGCGGCGCGCTGA
- a CDS encoding BKACE family enzyme, protein MPLAMNREVFITCAVTGAGDTTAKSDKVPVTPKEIAEAGIEAARAGAAVVHCHVRDPETGAAARDPALYREVVDRIRSSDVDVVINLTAGMGGDLVLGGVENPLPLNDAGTDMAGATERLAHISDCLPEICTLDCGTMNFSVGDYIMANTPDMLREMGRQMTDLGVKPEIEAFDTGHLWFAKQLAEEGIIEDPVLVQLCMGVPWGAPDDLNTFLAMVNNLPESWTFSAFSIGRNALAYPAAAVLAGGNVRVGLEDNIYLSKGVFASNGQLVEKAVQVVEGMGAAIIGPDEVRKRLKLTKR, encoded by the coding sequence ATGCCGCTCGCCATGAACCGGGAGGTCTTCATCACCTGTGCCGTCACCGGCGCCGGCGACACCACCGCCAAATCCGACAAGGTGCCCGTCACTCCAAAGGAGATCGCCGAGGCCGGCATCGAGGCGGCAAGGGCCGGGGCCGCCGTCGTCCACTGCCATGTCCGCGATCCGGAGACCGGCGCTGCGGCGCGCGACCCGGCGCTCTATCGCGAGGTCGTCGACCGCATCCGCTCGTCGGACGTGGACGTCGTCATCAACCTGACGGCCGGCATGGGCGGCGATCTCGTCCTCGGCGGCGTGGAGAACCCGCTGCCGCTCAATGATGCCGGCACCGACATGGCCGGCGCCACGGAACGCCTCGCCCACATAAGCGATTGCCTGCCGGAGATCTGCACGCTCGATTGCGGCACCATGAACTTCAGCGTCGGCGACTACATCATGGCCAACACCCCGGACATGCTGCGCGAAATGGGCCGGCAGATGACGGACCTCGGGGTGAAGCCCGAGATCGAGGCCTTCGATACGGGCCATCTCTGGTTCGCAAAACAGCTCGCCGAGGAGGGGATCATCGAGGATCCGGTCCTCGTCCAGCTCTGCATGGGCGTTCCCTGGGGCGCGCCCGACGATCTCAACACGTTCCTGGCGATGGTCAACAACCTGCCCGAAAGCTGGACGTTCTCCGCCTTTTCCATCGGCCGCAACGCGCTTGCGTACCCGGCCGCGGCGGTGCTTGCCGGCGGCAACGTCCGGGTCGGGCTGGAGGACAACATCTACCTGTCGAAGGGCGTCTTTGCGTCCAACGGCCAGCTTGTCGAAAAGGCCGTGCAGGTGGTGGAAGGCATGGGCGCGGCGATCATCGGCCCGGACGAGGTGCGAAAGCGCCTCAAGCTGACGAAGCGGTAG
- a CDS encoding carnitine 3-dehydrogenase — MHRITKAACVGGGVIGGGWAARFLLSGHDVAVYDPHPDCRRLVETVLANATRAYGRLTMAPLPKPGTLTFAGSLEEAVAETQWVQESVPERLDLKRSVLTEIDAAAPEDAIIGSSTSGLLPSDLQRDMAHPERFFVAHPFNPVYLVPLVEIVGGKGTSPDAIARAKKLLGEIGMKGVAIEHEIEAFVADRLMEALWREALWLVNDGVATVTEIDDIMRYGFGLRWAQMGLFQTYRIAGGEAGMRHFLHQFGPALKWPWTKLMDVPDLTEDLIDRIAAQSDEQAGDLTIRDLERIRDDNLVAILQALKAGNDGAGWGAGALLKDFEARLQSEAPRPELDLTGPLRLVETTVGPAWIDYNGHMTEHRYLQLFGDTTDGLLRLIGVDADYVAKGTSYYTVETHIRHLGEAKLGERLDTTCQVIAADDKRLHVFHTIRHCVSDRIVATAEQMLLHVDTEAGRATPAPRAVLDRLEPIARAHAALPEPGGFGRKVGAAKG, encoded by the coding sequence ATGCACCGGATAACGAAGGCCGCCTGCGTCGGCGGCGGCGTCATCGGCGGCGGCTGGGCCGCCCGGTTCCTGCTCTCCGGCCACGACGTCGCCGTCTACGACCCGCACCCGGACTGCCGGCGCCTGGTCGAGACGGTGCTCGCCAACGCGACCCGCGCCTATGGCCGGCTGACCATGGCCCCGCTGCCGAAGCCCGGCACGCTGACCTTCGCCGGATCGCTGGAAGAAGCCGTCGCCGAGACCCAGTGGGTGCAGGAAAGCGTGCCCGAACGGCTCGATCTCAAACGATCCGTGCTCACCGAGATCGACGCCGCCGCGCCCGAAGACGCGATCATCGGCTCATCGACATCGGGCCTTTTGCCGAGCGACCTCCAGCGCGACATGGCGCACCCTGAGCGCTTCTTCGTCGCCCACCCCTTCAATCCCGTCTATCTGGTGCCGCTGGTCGAGATTGTCGGCGGCAAAGGAACTAGCCCGGATGCCATCGCCCGCGCGAAAAAACTGCTCGGCGAGATCGGCATGAAGGGCGTTGCCATCGAGCACGAGATCGAGGCCTTCGTGGCCGACCGGCTGATGGAGGCGCTGTGGCGCGAGGCCCTGTGGCTGGTCAATGACGGCGTCGCCACGGTCACCGAAATCGACGACATCATGCGCTACGGCTTCGGGCTCAGATGGGCGCAGATGGGCCTCTTCCAGACCTATCGGATCGCCGGCGGCGAGGCCGGCATGCGCCACTTCCTGCACCAGTTCGGCCCGGCCCTGAAATGGCCCTGGACCAAGCTGATGGACGTCCCGGACCTCACCGAAGACCTCATCGACCGCATCGCCGCCCAGAGCGACGAGCAGGCCGGAGACCTGACGATCCGCGATCTCGAACGCATCCGCGACGACAACCTCGTTGCCATCCTGCAGGCCCTGAAGGCCGGCAATGACGGCGCCGGCTGGGGAGCCGGGGCGCTCCTGAAGGATTTCGAGGCGCGGCTGCAGTCCGAGGCCCCAAGGCCGGAGCTCGATCTCACCGGCCCCTTGCGCCTAGTCGAGACAACCGTCGGCCCTGCCTGGATCGACTACAACGGCCACATGACCGAGCACCGCTACCTGCAGCTCTTTGGCGACACCACCGACGGGCTGTTGCGCCTCATCGGCGTCGATGCCGACTATGTGGCAAAGGGGACGAGCTACTACACGGTGGAGACCCATATCCGCCACCTCGGCGAGGCGAAGCTGGGTGAGCGGCTCGACACCACCTGCCAGGTGATCGCGGCCGACGACAAGCGCCTGCACGTCTTCCACACCATCCGGCATTGCGTGAGCGACCGCATCGTCGCGACGGCCGAGCAGATGCTGCTCCACGTCGATACCGAAGCGGGACGGGCAACGCCCGCGCCGCGCGCCGTGCTGGATCGGCTGGAACCGATCGCCCGCGCCCATGCGGCTCTTCCGGAGCCGGGCGGTTTCGGGCGCAAGGTCGGTGCGGCAAAGGGGTGA
- a CDS encoding trimethylamine methyltransferase family protein: MTGREERPRGRRRNRGEAASKPVLDQMPWRQPVYQDPPIEPLDEEGVEKIHATAMRILEEIGIDFLNEEAKAVLKKAGADVDPNGDRVRMDRDFVMDRVRRAPAQITITPRNPDRSIVWGGRHTTFGNVSSPPNVTDLDHGRRTGTREDFRTLLKLSHAFNCIHFVGGYPVEPIDIHPSVRHLDAILDKLVLTDKVIHAYCLGTERVEDAMEMVRIAAGLTHEEFDARPRMFTNINSSSPLKHDWPMLDGAMRMARRGQPVLVTPFTLSGAMAPVTLAGAIAQQTAEALAAIALLQEINPGVPVGYGAFTSNVDMKTGAPAFGTPEFMRATQMSGQMARFYRLPFRSTGANAANFPDGQAVWESMNSLFGATTAHANVIYHAAGWLEGGLLASMEKFVMDCEVLQQIAYYHQPVVVDDATLAFDAIAEVGPHGHFFGVAHTMERYRTAYYAPFLSDWSNFETWMEAGGRTVHERANTLWKKIVAAYEAPPMDQAIREELEAFVARRKEEGGAPTDF, encoded by the coding sequence ATGACCGGACGCGAGGAAAGGCCAAGGGGGCGCCGCCGCAACCGCGGCGAGGCTGCGTCGAAGCCGGTCCTCGACCAGATGCCGTGGCGCCAGCCGGTCTACCAGGACCCGCCCATCGAGCCGCTCGACGAAGAGGGCGTGGAAAAGATCCACGCCACCGCCATGCGGATCCTGGAGGAGATCGGCATCGACTTCCTCAACGAGGAGGCAAAGGCGGTCCTCAAAAAAGCCGGCGCCGACGTCGACCCGAACGGCGACCGCGTTCGCATGGACCGCGACTTCGTCATGGACCGCGTGCGAAGGGCGCCGGCGCAAATCACGATCACGCCGCGCAATCCGGATCGCAGCATCGTCTGGGGCGGGCGCCACACCACCTTCGGCAACGTTTCCAGCCCGCCCAACGTCACCGACCTCGACCATGGCCGTCGCACGGGCACAAGGGAGGACTTCCGCACCCTCCTAAAACTCTCCCACGCCTTCAACTGTATCCACTTCGTCGGCGGCTATCCGGTCGAGCCCATCGATATCCACCCGTCCGTCCGGCATCTGGATGCCATCCTCGACAAGCTGGTCCTCACCGACAAGGTGATCCACGCCTATTGCCTCGGCACGGAGCGGGTCGAGGACGCCATGGAAATGGTGCGCATTGCCGCCGGCCTGACCCATGAGGAGTTCGACGCCCGGCCGCGCATGTTCACCAACATCAACTCCTCCTCGCCGCTGAAGCACGACTGGCCGATGCTCGACGGCGCCATGCGCATGGCGCGCCGTGGCCAGCCGGTGCTCGTCACCCCGTTCACCCTGTCGGGCGCCATGGCCCCGGTGACCCTTGCCGGCGCCATCGCCCAGCAGACGGCGGAAGCGCTCGCCGCCATCGCGCTCCTTCAGGAGATCAATCCGGGCGTGCCGGTCGGCTATGGCGCCTTCACGTCCAATGTGGACATGAAGACGGGTGCCCCGGCCTTCGGCACGCCGGAATTCATGCGCGCCACCCAGATGTCGGGCCAGATGGCGCGGTTCTACCGCCTGCCGTTTCGCTCCACCGGCGCCAATGCCGCCAACTTCCCCGACGGCCAGGCGGTCTGGGAGAGCATGAACTCGCTGTTCGGCGCCACCACCGCCCACGCCAACGTCATCTACCATGCCGCCGGCTGGCTGGAGGGCGGGCTGCTCGCCAGCATGGAAAAGTTCGTCATGGACTGCGAGGTGTTGCAGCAGATCGCCTACTACCACCAGCCCGTCGTGGTCGACGACGCAACGCTCGCCTTCGACGCCATCGCCGAGGTCGGTCCGCACGGCCACTTCTTCGGCGTCGCCCACACCATGGAGCGCTACCGCACGGCCTATTACGCGCCGTTCCTGTCCGACTGGAGCAACTTTGAGACCTGGATGGAGGCCGGCGGGCGCACGGTGCACGAGCGCGCCAACACGCTCTGGAAGAAGATCGTCGCCGCCTATGAGGCCCCGCCGATGGATCAGGCGATCCGCGAGGAGCTGGAGGCCTTCGTCGCCAGGCGCAAGGAAGAGGGCGGCGCGCCGACCGATTTCTGA